Sequence from the Candidatus Woesearchaeota archaeon genome:
TCAGCCAGGTTAGAGGAGATAAAGGAGTCTATAACTAAAAAGGATATACACAAGCTCATAAAAGATAAGGCCATAAAAAAGAAGCGGCTTTCTGAACATTCAAGGGCAGGCGCAAGGAAAGTAATGCAGCAGAAAAGAAAGGGAAAAAGAAAGGGGCCTGGCAGCAGAAAAGGGAAAAAGAACAGCACGATATCAAAGAAAGGCAGATGGACATTAAAGATTAGGGCGCAAAGAAAATTGCTTAAAGAGCTTGTAAAAGGAAGCAGGATAGACAGCGAAACCTACAACTTACTATATATTAAATCTAAGGGGGGTTTTTTCAGGAGCAGGAGGCATATAATGCTTTATCTTGACGAGCATAATTTGATTAAAAAATGAAATCAAATAAAACCCATACCATACAAAACAGGAGGAAAAGGGAAGGCAAAACTAATTATAGGAAGCGGCTAAAGCTGCT
This genomic interval carries:
- a CDS encoding 50S ribosomal protein L19e; amino-acid sequence: MELKVQKRLAAKLLKCSPKKIWIDSARLEEIKESITKKDIHKLIKDKAIKKKRLSEHSRAGARKVMQQKRKGKRKGPGSRKGKKNSTISKKGRWTLKIRAQRKLLKELVKGSRIDSETYNLLYIKSKGGFFRSRRHIMLYLDEHNLIKK